One stretch of Thalassophryne amazonica chromosome 17, fThaAma1.1, whole genome shotgun sequence DNA includes these proteins:
- the znf532 gene encoding LOW QUALITY PROTEIN: zinc finger protein 532 (The sequence of the model RefSeq protein was modified relative to this genomic sequence to represent the inferred CDS: inserted 12 bases in 10 codons; deleted 9 bases in 7 codons; substituted 1 base at 1 genomic stop codon), whose protein sequence is MSDMKTPDFDDLLAAFEIPDMVDPKTAIESGHHDXQRSISNKPAXEVTSNEIGSHASTGHDVAVSVIVKNTRNTDNSEHGGTXSEKNNHRHPAGSLDNGLHNGILPVMPSSNHYTKNGWKAPRKRPQPADNQHLHSISSPISSAEEFXDDEKIEVDDPLDKQGGQSFFRPATKTEAQNPKSLVSVDNVSKSKVNGNLKPDQNNNSDTLVGSKFSLTPQTRTPEKESKLTVVKXSRQEDTNLGEPSGLSNVSTSVRHIKAKSSMKLPSCTTAIASLSSRKANTADCGLSDSSLTPNESVHDSPQPKDSENPNAPEKSHKQEPTLESAKKLPTKPDSPSSVTSEGSSKGSPISSTDTTPVIPKVRIKTIKTSSGHIKRTVTRVVPSFEPERLKKAEHPNNPSVMASSMLSSPTSNPVLSSPTRPSRPTALVATTGGSSLEITKQMTIKPVATAFLPVSAVRXSRFSVINLKLANNNTSKQQSYPAASVQSASSAILKAANAIQXQTVMVSASSLANPKLVPKTIHISNINLLPQTVSSATCELQQVRSVYKTVSASTTTAASQTSHRSSCQTSKKVSKVQVFGSSQSSVVDAFNKILSSINPVPVYVPNLSPPTSACISLPSRGYKCLECGDSFALEKSLTHHYERRSVRIEVTCNHCAKNLVFYNKCSLLTHARGHKDKGVVMQCSHLILKPXPADQMITTTPPISSLSCTSTTSVSQTRAATGQNQGKVSGGGSQAAVISVPGSTPLVAAMPLRXDASKLCRHSLXCLECNEIFQDDSSLAMHYQQAPETSDRWGTSVCARSNMYYLPMLLPNQCSFLSHQRIHQHKSPYICPECGXSCRSVHFQSHVTKNCLHYTRRVGYRCIHCSVIFADVATLKSHVQSTHCEIFYKCPICPMAFKSAPGAHSHAYTQHPGVKAGEPKVIYKCSMCDTVFTLQSLLYTHFDQHVINHKVSVFKCPDCSMYYAQKQLMLDHIKAIHGTLKTIEGPPNLGINLPLSTKANNLNSSNSNSPVSNSNNNKKDGGQVNGQDKEEKKSSTSPLKKTNNNNSVAVRNIYTCRDCNTLFSSKEVFVAHMKQDHDKTLKKHPCRQCEKSFSSSHSLCRHNRLKHKGLRKVFSCPHCPALSQLFTKRALLDQHIQLKHRCKDPDGKTVDPDNMEALPDKNKAHSNKRKSEEDDPPPSLKSRDSDSQPLKRLKVNILKVHKCAVCGFTTEDITAFHKHIPQHKCDGSSYQCQECGLCYTSHRSLARHLFIVHRLREPQGLAHCKGRGKDDDESQRENQLDVADENNDGTPNTKCKVCGKMFETEANLNTHMRTHGMAFIKSKRLSMAEK, encoded by the exons ATGAGCGATATGAAGACGCCAGATTTTGACGACCTGCTGGCAGCCTTCGAG ATCCCCGACATGGTGGATCCAAAAACTGCTATTGAATCTGGCCACCATGATTAACAGAGATCCATCTCAAACAAGCCAGC TGAGGTGACTTCGAATGAGATAGGCTCACATGCCTCAACAGGACACGATGTTGCCGTTAGTGTCATTGTCAAGAATACCCGAAACACAGATAATAGTGAGCATGGTGGAA AATCAGAAAAGAACAATCATCGCCACCCTGCAGGCAGTTTGGATAATGGACTTCATAATGGAATTCTTCCAGTCATGCCATCTAGTAATCATTACACCAAGAATGGTTGGAAAGCACCAAGAAAG AGGCCCCAACCAGCTGACAATCAGCATCTACATTCAATCAGTTCACCCATCTCCAGTGCTGAAGAGT GAGATGATGAAAAGATTGAAGTAGATGACCCTTTGGATAAGCAGGGTGGTCAGTCATTCTTTAGACCTGCTACAAAAACAGAGGCACAAAATCCGAAATCTCTTGTT TCAGTGGACAATGTTTCAAAGTCCAAAGTAAATGGAAACCTAAAACCTGATCAAAACAACAACAGTGACACTCTGGTAGGTTCCAAGTTCAGTCTTACTCCTCAAACAAGGACCCCTGAGAAGGAATCCAAATTAACTGTTGTCA GCTCCAGACAAGAGGACACCAACCTTGGAGAGCCATCAGGGCTTAGTAATGTGTCGACATCTGTAAGACACATCAAAGCAAAGTCCTCCATGAAGCTCCCCTCTTGTACAACAGCAATAGCATCCCTCAGTTCCAGAAAAGCTAACACTGCAGACTGTGGGCTCTCAGATTCTTCTTTAACACCGAATGAATCTGTGCATGACAGTCCTCAGCCGAAGGACAGTGAAAATCCCAATGCTCCAGAGAAGTCTCACAAACAAGAGCCAACACTGGAGTCTGCAAAGAAGCTACCAACAAAACCAGATAGTCCATCTAGTGTCACCAGTGAGGGAAGCAGCAAAGGATCACCCATCTCAAGCACCGACACCACTCCAGTCATCCCAAAGGTCCGTATTAAAACAATCAAGACCTCATCAGGCCACATTAAACGCACAGTCACCAGAGTTGTACCATCGTTTGAG CCGGAACGCCTGAAAAAAGCAGAGCATCCTAATAATCCATCTGTTATGGCTTCATCCATGCTTTCTTCTCCTACCTCCAATCCGGTATTATCGTCTCCCACCAGACCCTCTCGGCCAACCGCACTGGTAGCCACCACTGGAGGTTCTTCATTGGAAATTACAAAGCAGATGACCATCAAACCTGTGGCGACAGCCTTTCTGCCCGTCTCAGCTGTCAG CAGCAGGTTCTCAGTCATCAACCTGAAGCTAGCTAACAACAAC ACGTCAAAGCAACAGTCATACCCTGCTGCCTCAGTGCAGAGTGCCAGCAGTGCCATCCTGAAAGCCGCTAATGCCATCC CACAAACTGTAATGGTGTCTGCCTCCAGTCTGGCTAAT CCAAAACTCGTGCCAAAGACAATCCACATTAGTAACATTAATCTACTGCCTCAGACAGTCTCCTCTGCTACCTGTGAACTCCAACAGGTCCGATCGGTCTACAAAACTGTCTCTGCATCAACAACCACAGCAGCAAGTCAAACATCACACAGGTCTTCCTGTCAGACCTCAAAGAAAGTCTCCAAAGTTCAGGTGTTTGGCAGCTCTCAAAGTTCTGTGGTGGATGCTTTTAATAAAATACTaagcagcataaatccagtccctGTGTACGTACCCAATCTCTCCCCTCCAACCTCAGCGTGTATCTCCTTACCTTCTCGTGGCTACAAGTGTTTAGAATGTGGAGATTCCTTTGCACTTGAGAAAAGCCTAACTCACCACTATGAACGTCGCAGCGTGCGCATCGAGGTCACCTGCAATCACTGCGCC AAAAATCTTGTGTTCTACAACAAATGCAGCCTCTTGACTCATGCCAGGGGCCACAAGGACAAGGGGGTGGTCATGCAGTGTTCACACCTAATCCTGAAAC ATCCTGCAGATCAGATGATAACCACAACACCCCCGATAAGCTCGCTCAGCTGCACTAGTACCACCTCTGTCTCCCAAACACGTGCAGCCACAGGTCAAAACCAAGGGAAAGTGTCTGGTGGAGGTTCACAAGCTGCAGTGATATCAGTGCCGGGCAGCACTCCTCTCGTGGCAGCCATGCCCTTGA ATGATGCATCGAAGCTTTGCAGGCACAGCC AGTGCTTGGAGTGTAATGAAATATTTCAGGATGACAGCTCTCTGGCCATGCACtatcaacaggcaccagagaccagtGACAGGTGGGGTACAAGTGTGTGTGCACGGT CAAACATGTACTATCTGCCAATGCTTCTTCCGAATCAGTGCAGCTTTTTGTCACACCAGCGAATTCATCAGCACAAGTCACCATACATTTGCCCTGAGTGCG GCAGCTGTCGCTCTGTCCACTTCCAGTCACACGTCACTAAAAACTGCCTGCATTACACACGGAGAGTCGGCTATCG CTGCATTCACTGTAGTGTGATCTTCGCTGATGTTGCTACACTGAAATCCCACGTCCAGAGTACTCACTGTGAGATCTTCTATAAATGTCCAATCTGCCCCATGGCCTTCAAGTCTGCACCAGGAGCACACTCACATGCCTACACCCAGCATCCAGGAGTGAAGGCCGGAGAGCCCAA GGTAATCTATAAGTGTTCCATGTGCGACACCGTATTCACCCTGCAGTCGCTGCTGTACACCCACTTCGACCAGCACGTCATCAACCATAAGGTTTCCGTGTTCAAATGCCCTGACTGTTCGATGTACTACGCGCAGAAGCAGCTTATGTTGGATCATATCAAG GCCATCCATGGAACTCTGAAGACCATTGAGGGCCCCCCTAATCTGGGCATCAACCTTCCTCTCAGCACTAAGGCCAATAATTTGAACAGCAGTAACAGTAATAGCCCTGTaagtaacagcaacaacaacaaaaaagatggaGGACAAGTTAATGGCCAGGACAAGGAGGAAAAGAAATCATCTACATCACCACTAaagaaaaccaacaacaacaactccgTGGCTGTCAGGAATATATATACATGCAGGGACTGCAACACACTCTTCAGCTCCAAGGAGGTCTTTGTTGCTCACATGAAGCAGGACCATGATAAG ACACTGAAGAAGCATCCATGTCGACAATGTGAAAAGTCCTTCAGCTCCTCCCACAGTCTGTGCCGACACAACCGTCTCAAACACAAGGGGCTCCGCAAGGTCTTCAGCTGCCC GCACTGTCCAGCTCTGAGTCAGCTGTTCACAAAAAGAGCACTGTTGGATCAACACATTCAGCTGAAGCATAGATGCAAAGACCCAGATGGGAAGACTGTGGATCCAGATAATATGGAGGCTTTACCTGACAAGAACAAG GCACACAGCAACAAGAGAAAGTCAGAGGAAGATGATCCTCCTCCAAGCCTGAAATCCAGAGATTCTGACTCTCAGCCGCTGAAGAGACTCAAAGTGAACATCCTCAAAGTCCACAAGTGTGCCGTCTGTGGCTTCACCACTGAGGACATCACGGCTTTTCACAAGCACATTCCCCAACACAAGTGCGACGGCTCTTCTTACCAGTGTCAGGAGTGCGGCCTTTGCTACACCTCTCACCGCTCCTTAGCCCGGCACCTCTTTATAGTCCATCGACTAAGGGAGCCGCAAGGCCTTGCCCATTGCAAGGGCCGGGGGAAGGATGACGACGAGAGCCAAAGGGAGAACCAGTTAGATGTTGCGGATGAGAACAATGACGGGACCCCAAATACCAAATGCAAAGTGTGCGGGAAGATGTTTGAAACGGAGGCgaatctgaacacacacatgaggaCACATGGGATGGCGTTCATAAAGTCAAAGAGACTGAGCATGGCAGAGAAGTGA